The Microbacterium sp. LWH7-1.2 genome window below encodes:
- a CDS encoding tyrosine-type recombinase/integrase, whose protein sequence is MPKSREHGQGALYWVESRRMWRAVLDVGFDDVTGKRLQKARMSRSKDQAVKKLDQMIRERDSLGRVLGSTTRVADLADAWLTDVADRAKPKTLTNYRSNVRAKILPSLGRRVVAELTPADVRRMHAAIRASGAGYSSVASAHRTLVTMLEYAKSERVVSGENVAMLAAPRRGRVGKANDSFSRAQAEALLQIEDARTTLGLLTGLRSGEAMALRWEDIDFERGVAELSWSLTEASFRHGCGGTCGTIRAGNCPQRILEMSDSWEAIPLEGRLVLVRPKNDTPRQIPLAPAVVAQLRKLHDTDDGPNPYGLVWHRPNGSPQTNTDDNDHLRTVLERAGIDEPAATTHWLRHTYATHSERAGIPGSPHSAH, encoded by the coding sequence CAGGGCGCCCTGTACTGGGTGGAATCCCGGAGGATGTGGCGCGCGGTGCTCGACGTCGGGTTCGACGACGTCACCGGGAAACGGCTGCAGAAGGCGCGGATGTCCAGGAGCAAGGACCAGGCGGTCAAGAAGCTCGACCAGATGATCCGGGAACGCGACTCCCTCGGCAGGGTGCTGGGCAGCACTACCAGGGTCGCCGACCTCGCCGACGCATGGCTGACGGATGTCGCGGACCGGGCCAAGCCGAAGACGCTCACGAACTACCGGTCCAACGTGCGGGCCAAGATCCTCCCCTCCCTCGGCCGGAGGGTGGTCGCTGAGCTCACCCCCGCGGATGTGCGGCGCATGCATGCCGCGATCCGCGCTTCGGGTGCCGGGTACTCCAGTGTCGCCAGCGCGCATCGCACGCTGGTCACGATGCTCGAGTATGCGAAGTCCGAGCGAGTGGTGAGCGGCGAGAACGTGGCGATGCTCGCCGCACCCCGGCGGGGACGGGTGGGGAAGGCGAATGACTCGTTCTCCCGCGCCCAAGCCGAAGCGCTGCTCCAAATCGAGGATGCCCGGACCACGCTCGGTCTTCTCACCGGCCTGCGCAGCGGCGAAGCGATGGCGTTGCGGTGGGAAGACATCGACTTCGAGCGGGGTGTCGCCGAGTTGTCCTGGTCGCTCACCGAAGCCTCGTTCCGGCACGGCTGCGGCGGCACATGTGGAACGATCCGCGCCGGGAACTGCCCGCAACGGATCCTCGAGATGTCCGACTCATGGGAGGCCATCCCGTTGGAAGGCCGACTCGTGCTGGTCCGCCCCAAGAACGACACACCCAGGCAGATCCCCCTCGCTCCCGCTGTGGTGGCGCAGCTGCGGAAGCTTCACGACACCGACGACGGGCCGAACCCGTACGGGCTGGTCTGGCACCGCCCGAACGGGTCGCCTCAGACCAACACCGACGACAACGATCACCTCCGCACCGTGCTCGAACGGGCAGGGATCGACGAACCCGCCGCGACCACCCACTGGCTCCGACACACCTACGCGACCCACTCCGAGCGTGCGGGCATCCCTGGGTCGCCGCACAGCGCACACTGA
- a CDS encoding extracellular solute-binding protein, translating to MKVRTTALLAVGAIGAIALAGCGTPADEPAAEPTSEQIEVGTEWTGDPVTVTIWHDNAALQPAVDAFNAAHSEEGIEIEFVETTDLNTAVRNAYAAGNGPDLFITQTADLASFIADGIATDLTPYYESIEPDYSDVVNEAVTTGERQWAVPAADIPTFMLYNSKVFEDRGLEYPETYEEYLEAGKTLAAEGINIFNVAGEDPTTFIYLAWEAGARWYELDGDTWQVNVDSDGTQRAAEYFDEAFSNDLFSKISYAEYAAMMQSYDEGKIASRQLSTWQTKGMQANLKQTLGTWEPVPNLHWEGRDEANAAFTRVFAVNSKTENTDAAVFAAHALSTEQASVEALASPATGLSYFPAVTDPQSYVAATEPIALIGDHASEWEPVVLNAVDTQLGDWTYGPNWAGAFTELQDLWGKAVAGEMKTVDIAPALQEWIVDDLTQQGISVTED from the coding sequence ATGAAGGTACGAACGACAGCGCTCCTTGCTGTGGGCGCGATCGGTGCGATCGCGCTCGCTGGTTGCGGAACCCCCGCTGACGAGCCGGCCGCTGAGCCCACCTCGGAGCAGATCGAGGTCGGAACCGAGTGGACCGGCGACCCGGTCACCGTCACGATCTGGCACGACAACGCCGCCCTGCAGCCGGCCGTGGACGCGTTCAACGCCGCCCACTCGGAGGAGGGCATCGAGATCGAGTTCGTGGAGACGACCGATCTGAACACGGCCGTCCGCAACGCCTACGCGGCAGGCAACGGACCCGACCTGTTCATCACGCAGACCGCGGACCTGGCGTCGTTCATCGCCGACGGAATCGCCACGGATCTGACCCCGTACTACGAGAGCATCGAGCCGGACTACTCGGACGTGGTCAACGAAGCCGTCACGACGGGCGAGCGTCAATGGGCGGTCCCGGCGGCTGACATCCCGACCTTCATGCTCTACAACTCGAAGGTCTTCGAGGACCGCGGTCTGGAGTACCCCGAGACCTATGAGGAGTACCTCGAGGCCGGCAAAACGCTGGCCGCCGAGGGGATCAACATCTTCAATGTCGCCGGAGAGGATCCGACGACGTTCATCTACCTCGCGTGGGAAGCGGGAGCGCGCTGGTACGAGCTCGACGGCGACACGTGGCAGGTGAACGTCGACAGCGACGGAACCCAGCGCGCTGCCGAGTACTTCGACGAGGCGTTCTCGAACGACCTGTTCTCCAAGATCTCCTACGCGGAGTACGCAGCGATGATGCAGTCCTACGACGAGGGCAAGATCGCGTCCCGCCAACTGTCCACCTGGCAGACCAAGGGCATGCAAGCGAACCTCAAACAGACCCTGGGCACGTGGGAGCCTGTGCCCAACCTCCACTGGGAAGGCCGTGACGAGGCGAACGCCGCCTTCACGCGCGTGTTCGCCGTCAACTCCAAGACCGAGAACACCGACGCCGCCGTGTTCGCCGCGCACGCACTCTCCACGGAGCAGGCGTCGGTGGAGGCCCTCGCGAGCCCCGCGACCGGCCTGTCGTACTTCCCGGCCGTGACCGATCCGCAGTCGTACGTGGCCGCAACAGAGCCGATCGCACTGATCGGCGACCACGCCTCCGAGTGGGAGCCCGTCGTCCTCAACGCCGTCGACACCCAGCTCGGTGACTGGACGTACGGACCGAACTGGGCCGGTGCGTTCACCGAGCTGCAGGACCTGTGGGGCAAGGCGGTCGCCGGTGAGATGAAGACCGTCGACATCGCGCCCGCTCTGCAGGAATGGATCGTCGACGACCTCACGCAGCAGGGAATCTCGGTCACCGAGGACTGA
- a CDS encoding LacI family DNA-binding transcriptional regulator, with product MLQNPVKGAVMAATIHDVARDAQVSIATVSRVLAGNYPVAAATRERVLASVDALNYAANPNARRLRGAAPSPVAVLLGSITGPSFAALAQGVEREARMLDRICLIGVTGGDAERELELVEAMRRQQASAIILPGGYWQSTEHRARMEQYADLLAREGSRLVLAGNRTLPGHAESIISIRYDNHGGANRVAGRLAAAGHRRALLLPGPFASDTARERLDAFRSAFDVQPDAELLVRESESFDREPSKAAVLDVLDELVPAGGLPPFTAIVCGTDQMAAGVLEALRERGLRCPEDISVTGFDDIPSARDLNPALTTVRVPYEEMGALAVRLALDEAPESHRALLETHVIDRASVAPPRNN from the coding sequence ATGCTTCAGAACCCGGTGAAGGGGGCAGTGATGGCGGCCACGATTCATGACGTTGCCCGCGACGCCCAGGTTTCGATCGCGACGGTCTCGCGGGTGCTGGCGGGCAACTATCCCGTCGCCGCTGCCACGCGCGAACGGGTTCTCGCCTCCGTCGATGCCCTGAACTACGCGGCGAATCCGAACGCCCGGCGGTTGCGTGGCGCTGCACCGAGCCCGGTCGCGGTGCTCCTAGGGAGCATCACCGGCCCGTCGTTCGCGGCCCTCGCGCAGGGCGTCGAGCGCGAAGCGCGGATGCTCGATCGGATCTGCCTGATTGGCGTTACCGGGGGAGATGCGGAGCGGGAACTCGAGTTGGTCGAGGCAATGCGCCGTCAGCAGGCGTCAGCGATCATCCTCCCAGGCGGCTATTGGCAGAGCACCGAACACCGGGCTCGGATGGAGCAGTATGCCGATCTGCTCGCTCGCGAGGGGAGCCGGCTGGTGTTGGCAGGCAACCGGACTCTGCCGGGGCATGCCGAAAGCATCATCTCGATCCGCTACGACAACCATGGAGGCGCGAACCGGGTGGCGGGCCGCCTAGCCGCTGCCGGTCACCGACGGGCACTTCTTCTTCCGGGGCCGTTCGCGTCGGACACTGCACGGGAGCGTCTGGACGCTTTCCGGAGTGCTTTCGATGTTCAGCCGGACGCCGAGCTTCTCGTGCGCGAGTCGGAGAGCTTCGACCGCGAACCCTCGAAGGCGGCTGTGCTGGACGTCCTCGATGAGCTTGTTCCCGCCGGAGGGTTGCCGCCCTTCACTGCCATCGTCTGCGGTACCGACCAGATGGCCGCCGGCGTGCTCGAGGCCTTGCGGGAACGAGGACTGCGGTGCCCGGAAGACATCTCCGTCACTGGGTTCGACGACATCCCCTCGGCGCGTGATCTGAACCCCGCACTCACCACCGTTCGCGTGCCCTACGAGGAGATGGGCGCACTGGCAGTGCGACTGGCGCTCGACGAAGCACCGGAGAGCCATCGAGCCCTACTGGAGACGCACGTCATCGATCGCGCCTCCGTTGCACCCCCGAGGAACAACTGA
- a CDS encoding sugar ABC transporter permease, producing MIDTKVRAAHQHEASHTARTPSGEPRPAMATERKRRVNVTGLKGAVFTAPFFIGFAFVFVIPFVYAVVESLFAQKRSGAGLGGAVRTFVGFENYLLGFADESFWASILRVAIFGLVQIPIMLGLSLVVALLLDLVTGRSTKSFRLGLLVPYMVPAITATLVWLYLYSPRLGPITEVAAWVGLEVNMFSPQLLWVALGNLLTWAGMGYNMLIIYGSLRSVPRDLFEAARLDGAGEFRIAWSIKIPYVRGALVLTGMLSIIHMLQIFAEPLVFRVTSPETVTADFTPIMMIYNLAFQQSNYNYAAALSVILAIVVGVASVTFYRLTNREAAV from the coding sequence ATGATCGACACGAAGGTGCGCGCGGCGCACCAGCATGAAGCGAGCCACACCGCCCGCACTCCCTCGGGAGAACCGCGACCGGCAATGGCCACCGAACGCAAGCGGCGTGTCAACGTCACCGGGCTGAAGGGCGCCGTGTTCACCGCACCCTTCTTCATCGGCTTCGCGTTCGTGTTCGTCATCCCGTTCGTCTACGCCGTGGTGGAGAGCCTGTTCGCGCAGAAGCGCTCCGGCGCGGGTCTGGGCGGGGCCGTGCGCACCTTCGTGGGATTCGAGAACTACCTCCTCGGCTTCGCCGACGAATCGTTCTGGGCCAGCATCCTGCGGGTGGCGATCTTCGGGCTCGTGCAGATCCCGATCATGCTCGGCCTCAGCCTCGTGGTCGCGCTGCTGCTCGATCTGGTCACGGGACGCAGCACAAAGTCCTTCCGCCTCGGCCTGCTGGTGCCCTACATGGTCCCCGCCATCACGGCCACCCTGGTGTGGCTGTATCTCTACTCGCCGCGACTGGGTCCGATCACCGAAGTCGCCGCCTGGGTGGGACTCGAGGTCAACATGTTCTCCCCCCAACTGCTGTGGGTGGCGCTCGGGAACCTCCTCACCTGGGCGGGCATGGGTTACAACATGCTCATCATCTATGGCTCGCTGCGCTCGGTTCCCCGGGACCTGTTCGAAGCGGCTCGGCTTGATGGAGCGGGTGAGTTCCGCATCGCATGGTCCATCAAGATCCCCTACGTCCGGGGCGCCCTGGTCCTCACCGGCATGCTGTCCATCATCCACATGCTCCAGATCTTCGCGGAGCCCCTGGTGTTCCGGGTCACCTCGCCTGAGACGGTCACCGCCGACTTCACCCCGATCATGATGATCTACAACCTCGCGTTCCAGCAGAGCAACTACAACTACGCCGCCGCACTGTCGGTCATCCTCGCCATCGTCGTCGGCGTGGCATCCGTAACGTTCTACCGCCTGACGAACCGGGAGGCCGCAGTATGA